CAGGTTGATGCCCGAGGTTTCGCGGATCTCGTCGAGCAGCGTACGATAGACGCCGTTGCCCGCCTCGCCCTCGCGCGCGGCGCAACTCGCTCCGGCCAGCCGCCAGATCTCCTTGGTGATGCCGTGCATGTAGACGGCAAGACTGATCCCGCCATAGCAGACGAGCGCGAGCCGCAGTTCCTTGTCGCGGGTTTCGGTCATCAGGCGGGCTGGACTTCGGCCCAGACCGGCAGATGATCCGATGCGGTGCGCGAATTCAGGCTCTCATGCACCCCGGCCGCACCGATCGTCAGGTCGCGGCTTGCCATGATCCGGTCGAGCCGCGCCATGGGGCGGCGGGCATGGAAGCTCTTGCCGGTATCGGCGAAGTGGAAATGCTGGGCGAAGTCGCGCAGGCAGCCGCTCTGCGCGCTCCATTCGTTGAGGTCACCCATCAGCACCGTCGGATATTGCTGCGCGCTGGCATTGAGGTGGGCGATGATCGCATGCGCCTGCCGCCGCCGCCACAGACCCGACAGATCGAGGTGCATGCCGACGACGCGCAGCACCTGGCCGCGCACCCGGACATCGGCCATCACCGCGCCGCGCGGCTCGAGCGCCGGCAAGTGGATCGCCTCGCAATCGAGGATCTGGGCGTCCTTGCGCACGAGCAGCGCGTTGCCGTGCCAGCCCATCGAGCGCGCGCGCATCCCGAAGGTGATCGCCTTCCAGTCGCCATGTTCCGACAGCAGGTGGCTGGTCAGCACTGCCTCGCGCGTGCCGAAGCGGCGGTCGGCCTCCTGCAGCGCGATCACATCGGCATTGACCTCGCACAGCACCTGCAGCGTGCGCTCGGGGCGGCGCCGGCGATCGGTGCCGATCGACTTGCGCATATTGTAGCTGGCAACCTTGATCATCTGTGCCCCTTATCGCGGGGCTTGGGGGGGCTGGGCAAGGGCCTAGCTCTGCGGGTTATCGCTGCGCTGGGTCGAAGCCTCCTGCGCGGCGGCGATCAGGCTGCGGCCGGTGGCGTCGGCGGCTTCGGGAGTCATCGAGATGGCGACTCCGTCCGGACCGTCGAGCAGCACCAGGCCCTGCTCGGCGCTGGCGATGCCGGGTTCGGATTCGGGCTCGTGGGAGGTGGGCTCTTCGCTCATCTTTGCGCTCTCCCTTTCGCGCTTGTTGCGCGTGATGCGACCGTGCGGGAAAGAACTCGGCAGCGCGGTGCCCGTTCCGTCAGCGTCCGCCGGCTTCGAGCAGTCGGCGCGGCGCGGCCAGTTCCCAGCTCCGCGCGAGGCGATCGCCGACAAGCGCCCAGTCGGTATCCTCGCCGCCGATCGCCAGCCCGACCCATTCGGCGCGGAAATAGGCGACGCGCGAATAGGCGTCGGGTGCCGCCTCGATCAGCATCCGCGCTTCCTCGGCGTCGGCGGTCTTGACGGCGACGATGGTGCGGCCGTCGCCATGATGGTCGTGGCGGAACTGCGCGAACATCCTGTCCGCAACGAAGAAGGTCGGCTGGCCGTGGCTGACGCGCTCCTCGGCCTCGGGCAGGTCGAGCGCGAGGCTGCGGACCTGGTCTAGCGGGGCAGCTGCTGGATCCATTGCGCTACTACCCGCGGATAAAGGCGATGTTCCTCGCGCAGCACGCGCTCGGCCAGCGTTTCCGTAGTATCGCGCGCTTCGATCCGCACCTCGGCCTGGCCGAGAATCTCGCCGCCGTCGAGGTCCTCGGTGACGATATGGACCGAGCAGCCGGCCTCGCTGTCGCCCATCGCCAGCGCGCGGGCGTGGGTGTCGAGGCCCTTGTACTTCGGCAGCAGCGAGGGGTGGATATTGACGATCC
This genomic stretch from Sphingomonas sp. LM7 harbors:
- a CDS encoding endonuclease/exonuclease/phosphatase family protein, giving the protein MIKVASYNMRKSIGTDRRRRPERTLQVLCEVNADVIALQEADRRFGTREAVLTSHLLSEHGDWKAITFGMRARSMGWHGNALLVRKDAQILDCEAIHLPALEPRGAVMADVRVRGQVLRVVGMHLDLSGLWRRRQAHAIIAHLNASAQQYPTVLMGDLNEWSAQSGCLRDFAQHFHFADTGKSFHARRPMARLDRIMASRDLTIGAAGVHESLNSRTASDHLPVWAEVQPA
- the purN gene encoding phosphoribosylglycinamide formyltransferase; translated protein: MASLVEASRAGDSPYEVVLVASDKPEAAGLHWAQEHGIATFAQSPRGMPKPEYEAKIDAALRDAGVEAIALAGHMRLLSDDFVARWRGRIVNIHPSLLPKYKGLDTHARALAMGDSEAGCSVHIVTEDLDGGEILGQAEVRIEARDTTETLAERVLREEHRLYPRVVAQWIQQLPR
- a CDS encoding MmcQ/YjbR family DNA-binding protein; this translates as MDPAAAPLDQVRSLALDLPEAEERVSHGQPTFFVADRMFAQFRHDHHGDGRTIVAVKTADAEEARMLIEAAPDAYSRVAYFRAEWVGLAIGGEDTDWALVGDRLARSWELAAPRRLLEAGGR